In Capsicum annuum cultivar UCD-10X-F1 chromosome 7, UCD10Xv1.1, whole genome shotgun sequence, one genomic interval encodes:
- the LOC107878583 gene encoding protein app1-like, with protein sequence MVRFTLMLLIALVIILVCVAPCFEARKLLNNMDKKKSNDFLPIPEGKLVLNAHATLVNSKKTNVSGHVDRNLESVPSPAIGHVNRDMESVSSPAIGNVNHNLKSVPSPAIGHVDRNLKPVPSPAIGNLNHNLKSVPSPAIGHVDHNLRSVPSPAIGHVNRNLESIPSPGIGYVNRNLESVPSPTIGNVHRNLELVPSPAIDHVNRNLISIPSPEIGNIYYNLKSVPSLGIGNIYHNLNSVPSPGIGNVYHNLKSVPSSGIGNVYHNLNLVPSSKIGNVYHNLKSVPSSGDGNVYHNLESISSSEIDRVNRNLKLVPNSEIGHVDCNLDTDNF encoded by the coding sequence ATGGTTCGTTTTACGCTAATGCTTTTGATTGCTTTGGTTATTATATTAGTTTGTGTTGCACCATGTTTTGAAGCAAGAAAACTATTGAACAACATGGATAAGAAAAAGAGCAATGACTTTTTACCTATTCCAGAAGGCAAATTGGTGCTAAATGCCCATGCCACATTAGTAAATTCGAAAAAAACAAATGTTAGCGGTCATGTTGATCGCAATTTGGAATCGGTCCCTAGTCCTGCTATTGGCCATGTAAATCGCGATATGGAGTCGGTCTCTAGTCCTGCAATTGGTAATGTTAATCACAATTTGAAGTCAGTCCCTAGTCCTGCCATTGGCCATGTTGATCGCAATTTGAAGCCAGTCCCTAGTCCTGCAATTGGTAATCTTAATCACAATTTGAAATCAGTCCCTAGTCCTGCCATTGGCCATGTTGATCACAATTTGAGGTCAGTCCCTAGTCCAGCAATTGGCCACGTAAATCGCAACTTGGAATCAATCCCGAGTCCTGGAATTGGCTATGTCAATCGCAATTTGGAGTCTGTCCCTAGTCCTACAATTGGCAATGTACATCGTAATTTGGAGTTAGTCCCTAGTCCTGCAATTGATCATGTAAATCGCAATTTAATATCAATACCGAGTCCTGAAATTGGCAATATTTATTACAATCTGAAATCAGTCCCAAGTCTGGGAATTGGCAATATTTATCATAATCTGAATTCAGTCCCAAGTCCGGGAATTGGCAATGTTTATCACAATCTGAAATCAGTCCCAAGTTCGGGAATTGGCAATGTTTATCACAATCTGAATTTAGTCCCAAGTTCGAAAATTGGCAATGTTTATCACAATCTGAAATCAGTCCCAAGTTCGGGAGATGGCAATGTTTATCACAATTTGGAATCAATCTCTAGTTCTGAAATTGATCGTGTTAATCGCAACTTGAAATTAGTCCCAAATTCTGAAATTGGCCATGTTGATTGCAATTTGGACACGGACAACTTCTGA